Proteins encoded in a region of the Triticum dicoccoides isolate Atlit2015 ecotype Zavitan chromosome 3A, WEW_v2.0, whole genome shotgun sequence genome:
- the LOC119270420 gene encoding lichenase-2-like, with the protein MLHMALLLGLVFASILTRAASVGVCYGMSANNLPPPSTVVGMLRDNGFNSVRLYAPDSDALAALAGTGIGVIVGAPNYVLPELAASASVAAAWVRANIAAHPDVSFRYLTVGNEVAGSDTQYLVPAMENVHGALAAAGLGDAVKVTTAISQATIAVHVPPSAGEFADESKPFLLPVLQFLERTGAPLLANLYPYFVYTYKAAGDMDVSFMLFTAPGTVVQDGEYGYQNMFDASVDAVHAAVERLGVSGVDVVVSETGWPSAGGEEASVENARTYNQNLVGHVGKGTPRRPWKVETYVFSMFNENLKEAGVEQNWGLFYPSTDKVYPITFGK; encoded by the exons ATGCTCCACATGGCGTTGCTCCTCGGACTCGTCTTCGCCTCCATCCTTACAC GAGCGGCCTCGGTGGGCGTGTGCTACGGCATGAGCGCCAACAACCTGCCGCCCCCGAGCACCGTCGTCGGCATGCTCCGGGACAACGGCTTCAACTCGGTGCGTCTCTACGCACCGGACAGTGACGCGCTGGCGGCACTCGCCGGCACCGGCATCGGGGTCATCGTCGGCGCGCCCAACTACGTGCTCCCCGAGCTGGCCGCCAGCGCGTCCGTGGCGGCCGCGTGGGTCCGCGCCAACATCGCAGCCCACCCGGACGTCTCCTTCCGGTACCTCACCGTGGGCAACGAGGTCGCGGGCAGCGACACGCAGTACCTCGTCCCGGCCATGGAGAACGTGCACGGCGCACTGGCCGCGGCCGGGCTGGGAGACGCCGTGAAGGTCACGACAGCGATATCGCAGGCCACCATCGCGGTCCACGTGCCGCCGTCGGCCGGCGAGTTCGCGGACGAGTCCAAGCCGTTCCTGCTCCCCGTGCTGCAGTTCCTGGAGCGCACAGGGGCGCCGCTCCTGGCCAACCTGTACCCGTACTTCGTCTACACGTACAAGGCCGCCGGCGACATGGACGTGAGCTTCATGCTGTTCACGGCGCCGGGGACGGTGGTGCAGGACGGCGAGTACGGGTACCAGAACATGTTCGACGCGAGCGTGGACGCGGTGCATGCGGCAGTGGAGCGCCTCGGGGTGAGCGGCGTGGACGTGGTGGTGTCGGAGACCGGGTGGCCgtcggcgggcggcgaggaggcgtcGGTGGAGAACGCGAGGACGTACAACCAGAACCTGGTGGGCCACGTGGGGAAGGGCACGCCGCGGCGGCCGTGGAAGGTGGAGACGTACGTGTTCTCCATGTTCAACGAGAACCTCAAGGAGGCCGGCGTTGAGCAGAACTGGGGGCTCTTCTACCCCAGCACTGATAAGGTCTACCCCATCACCTTCGGCAAGTGA